A window of Castanea sativa cultivar Marrone di Chiusa Pesio chromosome 8, ASM4071231v1 genomic DNA:
TTATGAATTATTCAGATATCACAATCTTAGCAATTACTCTAGATGTCTTCAAATGGTGATAATTGAGTTGATAAGAGACTAGTATATGTTTCCTTCAACCAccaaatttgaaatattaaaataacttgCAAATTACTTGTACTCTTGTACACCATGCCTTTTCACCTTTGTCATTTTCCCCAAATAGCATGGGTACCAATTTTGGTGGTCTTGGACTACCTATCAAGATCTGTACCATATGTTTTGATGGTGGCTtatatcttctttcttctttgaagtTTCATTTCTTCAGATCTACTTTCATGTtgggttttcacttttcactatTATCCTTTTTCTCTGCTTATTGAACTTATCATGATTGAACTCCAAAGTCCAAAGAGCATTCCTAATAGAAAATTGTATCCTATCATATTTTATCAtcttaaaaagttactttatcaattatatcatattattttataacacaCCTAACATTtcaatctttatttttctattctactcattaaaataatatatattacccactaaaataatataatatattccaaTACAACTCCCCCTCTCTCTTCTCCCCCATCTCTcttccactttatcaattaaaatatattaaattttttacaattgtgctacaatgCCATCCTACATTTAGGAtggcactgtagcacaattgcaaaaaaaaattgcaattttgaCATTTTACAAGTCGGGTTACCAACACCTTTTTGTGCCTTAATTGTACTTTTTCCCTACATTTCCCATTTGCAATTCCCAATGGGCATGCTCTAACCCTTTGTTTAGCATGAAATAGACAATGATCGTGTCTTAGTCTAAAATCAAAGATTAGGGATGTTGAGTGGAAGAGATAATTgcataatttcattaaaaaataaataaataaaaaactacctTAAGATGTGTTTTAAAGTAGGAAATGAGAAGGTGTGATGCATATAGAAAGTTCAATCTATATTCATGTTTGCACAATCGTGATACTTGAGAATTTCATATTATAATGTGGCGTTTTATGATTGGAGCATTCATCATTAAATTAGATCCAActcttttgtttatattttgacATAGTTTTAGCTTGTTAACatcaatttttagtttattaatcATAAATCTAATCAAAGTTGTTTACCTAAAATATACACATAGGTTGCACAAATTCCGAAATGGATGAATCATATATGTTAAGGTGGCACCTAGTAATTGATGCATTATACAATATGTTAGACCTAACACTCTATTTTCAGCATGTTAGCATCAATGCTTTAATTCATCAAACACGAGTTTAGCATAAATCTAGTCTTAGTCGTGGTGGACAAACCACATATGTACATATGTTGCCCTAGTGATGAAGCTAGTTAATTCTACTTATTGACTTGGCCCCCCATAATTAAGTATTAACAATATCTTAGACCTTTTTTAGGTTGATTTTAACACAATAACGTCAATTAATTGGTTCATCAAacataaaattaatcatatttaacattactatatattttggaaattttaattgttggattgcatgttctatgtgttcttaacatgtatatcaaatttgttttaaaaaaaacatgcatatcaaatttcatgtcaattagatgttatttattattcaatccataaacttattttttatatataattttagactacaaaaatttgaaatttaaacattggATTAATGATAAGCATAAattatataagaagaaaatgtaatccaaataaataattttgtgtcaaaattcatgtccaataaaaataaattaacaagtGAAGTTGTAGCTAAACTTTTGTCCTTTATTAAATCAAAGTAGTTTACATACCGCCTGTATATATGTTGTATGAATTACAAAACCGACAAATCGCATTAATTTAAGTGATATATTATAATTAGAGTACTCAGACGTATCACATTATTTTAAGTGGTGTCTAATAATTGGAGTACTCAGTCGAATCACATTATTTCAAGTGGTGTATTATAATTGGAGTACTCAGTCGATAGATTAGACCTAacactttattttctttcaaaaccaACTACCTCAACCCAACTTGAGCTTTTAGCATCAATTATTTAAGTCattaaacacaaattttatcatcatttatcATCCTAATCCACATTTCCACACAAACACTTTGAGAGACAAAAACCAACTATTTGGATAGTCAAATCAATAATCAAGTTGTCATATGATGTGATTCACCAATTTGCTTGAATTTTTCAACATCAAtttggaaaaaacaaaaaaaaaatgactaaagaGATTCAAAATCTAATTTGATTACACCAAAAGTCtttgttttttctgtttttgggtCATGCCCCTTAAAGAGATTCAAAACCTAATTTGATTCCATACGTAGTGTACCCAACATCAAAATACCATTAAATAATTGCCTTCTTTCTTATCACTAAAGAAAACAGGAACCATATTATTCCAATTGTAGAAAAAGTATGAACACAAAGCCAAGAAAGACAATAACAATttaacaaccaccaccaccaccacctccattATTATAATCACTAAAAACGTGGAAAAATTTACAGCAGTTAAAAAAGAACCCCACCTAAGAGCTcttcaaaaaagtgaaaaaaaaaaaaaaaaacaagaacccagaaataaaataaaattcccaCCGGTCAAAACTGTCACCAACCGCccaaaatgataaaaagttaaaaatgtaaaatttttaaccccaaaaaaagaaaaaaaaggaaaaaagaaactaaagcaCCGTCTCATTTCATCATCAATAATATTGATGAGGGTTGAGGGGCTGGGTTCACTTCACCGCAAAGAGAACCAAGCGAGGAGATCCCCACCGACGCGCCGGGAAGCGAGTGGGACGCGCTGATCAGAAACTAGCGGGGACCGACACAGAGGACAATTAAAGTTAAGGTGGTCGAGCCAACCATCGAAGCAATCCTTATGGAACACGTGGCAACAATCCAGCTTTCGAACTTGGTCCCCATCTCTGAAACTGCTAAGGCACACCACGCACTCGGGTCGGGCCACCCGACGACCCATTTCCGACCCCGACCCAGTTGCCgcctcatcatcatcttcttcttcatcttcatcttcttcatgtTCATCTTGTTGTTGTACGGAGCAGTACTGGTAGGAAAGGGCACGGTTGAGGTTGAGTTGATCGGCTAGGACAATAAGGCCGGCGAGACCCGACCCGACTGAGCCCAAGAAGGCATCGTCGacgttgtggtggtggtggtggttgaatCGGGTTAGGCCCATGGATTGGAGGAGGCCCAATAGGAAGGAACGGAGGTAGCTGATAGAGTTGGCGATGAGAGCCACAAAGAGTAGTGGGATCGAGTCCGATGACACGTCGTTTAGCTGGCTTTGTAAACCCAtatctcttcttctctttttttttattactatattttgtACGCTTTTTTTGTTTCGGCTTTGGTTCTATTGGTTTTgaagaattttgagagaaaaagagagagtgtgGGGGGTGAGGATATGAAGGGAAGATGgaagtgttgtgttgtgttgtgttgtgttgggaTGGGATATAAAAACgaattctagagagagagagagagagagagagagagggaaagtggtaaaattaaagaGAGAGGAGTTAAAGTTAGAGGATATGGAAAGAGAGATGGGGTAGGCAACAAGGCagacttttgttgttgtttgtgatGAATTGTGATAAGTTTTGTAACAAGCCACCACTTTCCTTGTCATTTTAGAATCCGTTTAGATACtgattattgttaaaaattaaaaattgaaagacaaaaacactgtaacaaaatttttaaattgtaaatagTATTATAGAACccaattttaaagttaaatttgtatttttttatatttgtggaaCCATGGATCCACTAAAAAAACACAGCTACACAAACTCatacttaaattatacaaacttttttccttttaatcaTTTGGGTTAGGTCAAATTTGTTAGAATCAACTATATTGGTAAGTTATGATTTGTGTAACATTGTTTTTTAACACTTTGCATGttacaaaattttctctttgatCACTTcgtattgaaaataaataaataaataacgtGTAGCATACTATGATTGATaaagtataaattaaaatacttaaaatgAGATGAGTGATTTTTATTCCAtcaatgttagttttttttttactactcaATATGTCATCTCAACCGctatgaaaaaatttaaattaaattgtatATAGATGATATGAAAATAGTAcgtaactaactttttttttttaattttaagaatcacCTTCAACATTTACGTGTAAATAAATGAATCATTAACAAGtgtattttccttatttaaaAAACTCGAACATTAATATTGTTAGCATGTGCTTTTAGAGCACTCTTCAACAATATACTACAGTAaataatgatttattttattgtgaatatTTAATTATGAATAATAGTGTTAATCATTTAAAAATGAATAGAGAAGATTCTTGTACAAATGAAATTTAATACTCAACTAACACATCAAATCAAATTAGACTTTATGTGTAAGGTTCCGGCCATTCAATTTAGGTTATGTTTGCAaagacaaaaatgaaagaaaaaagagaagaaggtgGATGGAAAGGAAATATAAGTCTCTTCCTTTAGATAGTTGGAAAGAAAAATAGGATTGGAAAGAGAAGGCAAAATGAAgggaaatagaagataaagactataattttttttctttattatgtgttaaaataaaatatgtagagagagtgagaataaATGCTTACATTGTTTGGTCTAATAGCCTTCATCCACAATGAAAAGACCATGGTGgctacatttttattattttaacttgttttttctATAAACCTTAAATAGACTATTAATAAGAACTAAAGTTGacttaaaataatttcttgATTTGACTAACATAAAAGACAGTTAATTTTCCTCGATTAACTACAATTAAGGATATTAACATGTGCTAAATGAATATGACATGCATGACACACCAACATCATGCAAGAACCacaatttaatttcttataCCTTTATTTTCCTCTAAGCGACCAAACACTACAAGAGAAGCAATTTTTCGCGTCCTTTCCTTTTCCTCCCTTCCATCTAAAAAAAGGTCCattctacaaattaattgaagaggaatttatagtttttttttactcatttatctaaaacacaaaatttattgAGCATGATAGAAAAAGtatatagttatttattttaacttcctttttttttaataaactcttAAACGCATtagaatagaaaaaatatatttatttatttttgattcaTTTATGTCTATCTCTTCCCttatcctctttttttctcttactCATTTTACTccatccaaacacacccttaatttgatgaaatttaGAAATTTCCTTGATTATTTTATGAGTaggttagatttttttaaaaaaaaatccatttcaTATTATCAGTTATGAGTCTTATGACATTTGCTTTTGTAAAGATACAAATGCTTGTTTGGTTGAGATATATTTTCTCCTAAAAGAAGAGAAtgtataattttcattttaaaaaataacattatccTTTATAATAAATAGCTCTATAGAAtaagttaatgaaaataaactcatccaaacacaccctacaAATGATGATATTGCCTCTAgttcttaaaattaaattaaagaaattttgttGTCTTAAAATCAAAAAGGATCGGCGCTTCCTCAGAAGACACATTgaaaattgatttaaaataatGCCGACCACATGAATTTGGGTCAATGAAGCTAAACTAGTGTAAACTTGTGCGAAAAGATCAAGTGGAGAgaagaattttttgtttatctAAACCACTTGAGATTAGATAAGGATAAAGCTTGCGTCTTTCAATTTAGATTGCTAACCCAATCCATTCATCACTTGGCGTGGATGCCTTTTCAAGTTTCATACAAAATTGGTctcaaagtaaaaaacaaaaaagtgattgCTTAATGTCAGAAAAGTTtgctttgttttaattttaagttgtCCTTTCTATTTAGTgatatattttcatttgaaaaaaaaaagattttttttttcctttcatttttattttctacattaattaagTAGGGAAAGAGGGTCGAATCCTAAACGTTCTCTTTGAAAACGTCAAGAGTTACTAATTTACTCAAAAGTAATTAGTTGTTTTCCTTCAAGTCTACAATAAAAGTATATAAtggtttaattttctttattcttagGCCCATATTATTGAAACCTCGTACAAAATCCACATCAAATGTAGTAGATAATATTTGCTCTTTCGATGCATCAGTGTATGCAAGTTTTGCATAACacgaaagcaaaaaaaattaacaacaaGACATCTAAACAAATTACGAGAAACCTCTCTCTCgctctcacacacaacacataaatatagaagaaaggaaaagaaaataattgaatCTTAGCAAATCGaaatgcattacttttttttgttacttaaaACCTGCACAATATATTATAGTAAGCTTGCAAATTCACATTGAAAGATACCTAAACTAAATTCACCAATGAGAATTATACTTAGGTATAGATTTTCAAGTGAAcattttcagagagagagagagagagagagaattgtcAAGAATCTTCGCATGGCATCAGAAAATGGTCACGTTATCATCACTGATGTTAACTGATCAAAGTTAGTGATTATTATCATTGATTTTGATAAGAATAAAACACGAAAACCAGCCCCCCTACCCTCCTGCAAgaagtcttttttgttttacacAAACCCCACATATCAGATATCACATGCAATGTTCGACGAAGGCAGACGCGAAGCTAGGCTTTATTTGAAAGAGGAATATTGCGCAGATCTTTTATGAGGAATGTTACCAGAAACATGTGCTGCAATTACAGTGATCGATGACTAATTAATAAGAGAAGCGTGGAGGGATAGAGACCTCAATTCTAGTTTCAGCTTTTGTAAGATCGATGCAAAGgccaatttcattttataaaaagttgATCCATCATtcataggcttttttttttttttcattattgtccttttttttcaaacctctctctctctctctctctctctctctctctctctctctctctctctctctctctctctctctctctctctctctctctctctctctctctctctctcaaaagtatGCATATTAGAATAATTCAAATTACATTACTTGTTTTTACTAGAATAATGATTAAACGATTAGATACATATTTTCTTAACATCTTAAATTATAGGGAGAATGcgtaatttatttgtttgttttcgtAGTTTATATCTTCTGCTCTTCTCAGATATTTATTCTTCCACTTTAAAGGGTTTATGAGACACAAGATTTTTCATTGGTGAATCTTTAATTAAAAGGTTTCTTTTTGGTCAAATTCTTAACTTGTACGAAATTAAATCAGTATTTTGCTTACAACACTCTTGTCCAATCCCCAAaactaaaatgataattttcaaCTCATACAAGCATCTATCTCAATCAAAAGAGTACCATCTACCCAATAGTCCCATAAATTCACTGAATTAATAAGCTATAATGTCGGGTGAAACAAAAAAGAGGGGCTTGAGGGATCCACTTGTACTAAAGTAGATATCTTGCTTCTTAATAATAATGAGCTTTTCAATGTTTTTCTTTCCACCTATTTGTTTAGTAAACCACTTGGATTTATACGAATATCCTTTCAAGTTTAAGCAACTGTTCTTTGTTGATTAAGATGCTGCCTTGGGGGTGGTAGTGAATAAAAAATACTTCAACATgtataatttacaattttatgTACCATATGATagtgagaagaaaaataaaatctaatatgTAGATTAGACATTGATTTGAGCACTCCAATGTTGATTAGATGCATGATTGCTTTGTGTTTGAAATTTTGTGAAAGGGCTTGGTTTGATTGTGGGCAGTTGAGGGGTGTTTTGGCTGTTTTCTAAATGCATGCACTTTCTAATAAACATGGCTTGTACTACTAGTATATATAGCTTTGCCAGATATGctctcatcctcatcttcacaACATTCATCTCAAAATTCATAGTCATTCTAGTCATATCTGCtaaaatcactaaaaatatatatttttaaaaaaagcaaatAGAAGTTTTTTAAcctaagagaaaaaaaaaattatgggaatcagaatatattattttgatagaCATGTTAAATTTGAATCTTTAATGTCCACTTATAAAGATTGGTAATGGGTGTGACCAGATTGTGAAAAtaatggaaaggaaaaaaaaaaaaacaaatatagaagggagagagaatatatttttaccctttttttaagGGTGATGTGTAATGACAGTTAGAGGATTGAAGTATTGAACCACATGTATTCAAGGTACAAGTTTTCATACCATGGATAAGTAATGTATAATTGTCTCACATTACAAGTGGACAAAGtataattatttctaaattctttttaataatatatagttGGGGAGGAGGAATTTGAAACCTAAACGTTTTCGTTGGAAACACCAAAAAGCATAAGCTAAGTTACAAGGCTTTTGACACTGGATAAAGTTTGACTTCAAACCCGTATTATGTGACAAATTATAAAACTAtctatatgtattatttaaacaaatcacataactcattaaaaaattcatatgatTAAACTTACACACAGATAGTCTTTTCAATTACTAcataatatattaaagcaaGATAGCTCccagtttcaactttcaagccaatctttttcttttaacaattatcccttaaattttgaaaaaattagttctatgattttttttttaatcaaccctTGCCTAAATGATTGTAATATTAATCTTATTGAGTTGGTAATCCAAGGAAATTAAAGTGCCCCATTTAGAAAGGGGGGTGGCAAAAAGAAATTGTCTCCAAGATTTCCAACATGCATGtgattaaataaacaaataagatAAACCGGGTTGGGCGGTGGAGGATTAGACAATTAATAAAGACAGGGACCAACTCTGAGATAGAGAGATTTTCCGCGATCTCAGCTCATTAATATTTACAATTACAGGGTTAATACTAATAATTACTTAGGaccacaaaataaaattaaataagtacAAAATTAATCATAGGCTTAGAGTTGAAATTGACAAGCTTTAGCATCATGCTATCTCAACCGTCCAAGAAGATCCGCAGATCCACCGACCAAATAGAtttttggctttaaaaaaatctcctatttgaaaattgaaactattCACAACTTGTTGTTATTAAGCAATTATAAGTTTTCGATTTCAAATACGGCCTGTATCCCGTATATTAATGCACTGTACACATTGAAATACAAATACTTAAAACTGGATATGCGTTCGCATTTTAACATATCCAGTGCATTTTGATGCACTGGACACAACTCACAAGCTCTTTCTTTCAACTTCAGTCACTTGCCAATTTTTTCCATGGGGGTCCTTCTCACTTGCCACCTTTGCCATGCATGGTTTTGACAGCTTTGTATGGTATATGACAGCTTAACCTAATGATTTTTTGAACTCTATTTGGAATGTTGCTTCATCGGGTACCCTATCATCCTTATCACCAATTGTCATAATTGGAATACTTGGTCATAATTCAATTGGGAGAAATTAACAcagtaaagtgtgtttttgtAGTGCCAAACGTGTGGTTGACACTAACACTAGGCTTTCCCATCCACTCACCCCCTTAATTGGTGTGAACTATTGACTTCATACGTAATGGGTGGAGTTCAAGGACTTGGAGAGCACAAATGTTTATTAGATATATATGGTCATCCCCAAGTATGATTCATCAGTACTTTTGAACCTTTTGATACATAATAAACTACACCTATTTAtgcttaattttaatttgtaatttaactattaaaaagTTGATGATACTAATCCATTGTTAATTCTCGTTACACACACATAATTGgtggaagaaaagaagaagtttaaaatgttatttaCGGTTAAGTCTAAGGGATTTTTCCAAATGATTTCTAAGATCAAATGAAATTTATGAGGTCTTCGATTCAAAACTCCTAAAACTATTGTTGTTAATTACTTAATTTACCCAATAACGATTTGTTGgatggaaaaaagaaattgacatTATTTGTAGGTGGGCTAAGAACAAAAATGTGGCTGATCATAAATGAATGaacacatcatcatcatcgttgCATTTAAGTTGCATTTAAGCCAAAGAAGAAATACTAATTCcaaaattcacataaaattaAGTTCCAAACCACCTAATTTCTTACTTGATAACTGTTAGGTAGCAAATTAGCAATATActtcaacaagaaaataaacttCACTTTGGTACGAGCTTGTACAAAAATCCACCACTTTCACATTGTCCTTGCATTGTGAAACTTTACACCACTCGTTTCACACGTAAATTCAAGAATTCTTCTATTCTTTGTGCATGACCCTACCACGATCGAGCACCATACTTCTTCAAGAATGTACTTGCTATCACGTTCCCTAATTCAAGAATCGTACGTACATACCACCTTTCAACATGAAGCAatgctaaataaaataaaataaaataaaatttgaaaaaaaaaaaatctaaaatcatATTCTAATGTGCCACAACTTTGTCGTCGTAACTCTAACGTGACAGTGACAAGTTGTGtgtagttaaaaaaataattgtgagtTAATGTAAAAGTGTGACATATAATCATAGTTTaccatataaaataattatagaaAATTGTATGGTAAAATGTGTGGCATTAgaattattccaaaaaaaagtgaatacATTTTTTACAACAGTCGAATTGGCAAGCTTATATTAGCTCTTATTTGGGTCCAtcattgacattatttttttacttgctATTGACAATCTAGCACAACAACTAGTGTCAAATCTTTTGAGTCTCTTATTTTTCGTCTCTTTTGAGCCATTATTCTTACTATCATTTCTAATACCTTACTGTGAGCTTTAATTAATGGTTAGGAAAGTCTTCGTATTCAATCTTGATAGTTAGGAAAGGTATtgtttattctcaaaaaaaaaaaaaattcttgatagTTAGGAAAGTCTTCACAAAACTAGGTTAACCTAAAAGTTCAAAGCTTTTTAAGTTCTAGGTATAGGGTTCCAATCATGTACGTGATCAATCTCTCTCACTTTTATGTTATCCTTACCGTTTAGGACTCTACATTATTCACCTAGCTAGCTAATACTAGCTTCTAGCTACCATTAAATTAGAAACATGAatcaacaacaaccacaaaTCCGGCCAAAGCTTTGGGGTTAGTTATGGTCCCTCATAAACTAAttacatgtattcttttttaattattccttatataaaattataattattattacaattattatttattaagttatataacatgttaattttttttataaattaacatgttaattttaatttattgtataaGACCGTGCCACACGTCAAGA
This region includes:
- the LOC142605636 gene encoding E3 ubiquitin-protein ligase RHA2A-like; amino-acid sequence: MGLQSQLNDVSSDSIPLLFVALIANSISYLRSFLLGLLQSMGLTRFNHHHHHNVDDAFLGSVGSGLAGLIVLADQLNLNRALSYQYCSVQQQDEHEEDEDEEEDDDEAATGSGSEMGRRVARPECVVCLSSFRDGDQVRKLDCCHVFHKDCFDGWLDHLNFNCPLCRSPLVSDQRVPLASRRVGGDLLAWFSLR